The Oikeobacillus pervagus DNA segment GCACCATCCAGAAAGTTCCAGTTTAGATTCCTAAACTAGACAAAATTTAGTCGAATTAGAACAGGGGAAGGCAAGTACTATTTGGAAATATTCAAAAGTCAAAAAAGCGTGGGATTTGTAAAATCATGACTCCAAGCGGATCTCCAAAAGTGCAAAAGATTCCGGGAAATTCGCATATATTCCAGGAAATAATCAATAATCTAAAATACAGTGCAAATCCAGTGAGAAGTAGCGCAAAAGTTCGCAGGAAATACGCAAATGACTCTGGGAAATATGCAAATTTCCCCTTTAACCATAACCTACCAGGTGCCAGGCACCATCCAGGAATATCCGGGTGCCAGGCACCATCCAGGCACCATCCAAAAAAAGCCAAAACAACAAAAATCATGGATATGGAGAATTCACTTTTTTAACAAGAATAAAAGGAAATTTGCCATAGCAAGGGGAATATATATTAAAAATAAATAAAAAAATTATGGTGGCTGTTTAATATTAATAAATTCGGCAATTATAAAAGTAAACAGGTTTATAAATTGCACGGAAACGTATTTATCGAGTATAATGAATGTCAAATATAGTCAAAGTCAGAAAAGGAGGAGGCTTGGTGAGAAACATATCGGATATCATTGAAAATTACTTAAAAAAGGTTTTAGAGATGAGTGACCGAGAAATTGTTGAAATTAAGCGAAGCGAAATTGCCGATAAATTCCAATGTGTGCCTTCCCAAATAAATTATGTAATTAATACTAGGTTTACGATGGAAAAAGGTTATGTTGTTGAAAGTAAGAGAGGTGGGGGTGGATATATAAGAATTATGAAGGTGAAAATCCATGACCAATCTCATTTAATTGACCAGCTTGTTTCTCTTGTGGGGGAAAGGGTTTCCCAATCTAGTGCGGACGATGTAGTGTATCGTCTAGTGGAAGAAGGGATTATTTCTGGGAGAGAAGCAAAAATTATGCTAAGTGTAATGGATCGATCTGTTTTATATATTGATTTACCAGAAAGAGATGAATTAAGAGCTAGGATGCTAAAGGCAATGCTTTTAACTCTAAAGTATAAATAATGGAGAGGTGGAATTTATTTTGATTTGTCAGGAGTGTAATGAGAGACCAGCTACTCTCCACTTCACCAAAATCATTAATGGTGAAAAGACGGAAGTACATCTATGTGAGCATTGTGCGCAAGAAAAAAGTGAAGTGTTTATTATTGAGGGCGATCCTGGATTCTCAATTAATAATTTATTAGCTGGTCTGCTAAATATTGATTCAGGTTTTCAAAAGACGAAAGAAAACAGTTTTCCGAAGCATGAAATTCTTCAATGTGATGTTTGCCATATGACATATCAACAATTTGTCAATGTCGGCCGATTTGGTTGTTCTCATTGTTATGAAACTTTCAAAGATCGTATTAAGCCTATTTTTAAAAGATTGCATAGCGGTAATATTGTTCACCAAGGGAAAATACCGAAACGTGTCGGGGGATCTTTACATCTGAAAAAGGAAATAAAGGAGCTTAAGACACAACTTCAAACATTAATTATTAATGAGGAATTTGAAAAGGCAGCTGAAGTTCGGGATAGGATTCGATCCCTTGAATTACAACTAGATTCAAAAAGGGGTGAATCATCATGACGATTGAGAGATTTATTAGTCAGGCTGTTAGCTCTTGGATGAGTGCAGAAGGGCCTAATTCCGATATTGTTTTAAGCTCAAGAATAAGATTAGCTAGGAACTTACATGATTATAAATTTCCAACGGTCTTTACGGTCGAAGAGGCAAAAGATATTGTGACGAATATGGCCGAATCATTGAAGTATGATGAAAGGGTAAGCTCCTTAGAATTATTAATTATGGAAGAACTCCGACCATTGGATAAACGAGTTTTGGTAGAAAAACATCTAATAAGTCCTATGTTAGCGGAGAATTCCAATTATGGGGCAGTTTTCTTATCAAAAGACGAAGATATTAGTGTGATGGTGAATGAGGAGGATCATATTCGCATACAATGTTTAACTCCTGGTTTGCAGTTAAAAGAGGCATTGGAAAAGGCTAGTGGCTTGGATGATACGATTGAAAGTCATATCCGATATGCCTTTGATGAACAGAATGGGTATTTAACTAGCTGTCCAACAAATGTAGGTACTGGAATGCGTGCTTCCGTTATGATGCATTTACCTGCACTTATTATTACCCAACAGATGAATCGGATTATTCCGGCTATTAATCAACTAGGGCTTGTGGTCCGTGGAATATATGGGGAAGGTAGTGAAGCATTAGGCAATATCTTTCAAATATCCAACCAAATTACTTTAGGGAAATCGGAAGAAGATATTGTGAATGATTTACTTGGCATTGTTTATCAAATCATTGCCCAAGAGAGGTCAGCAAGAGAAGCACTTGTGAAAACTTCTAATATTCAACTTGAGGATAAAGTTTATCGATCATTCGGTGTGTTAACAAACTCCCGAATTATTGAATCAAAAGAGGCCGCTCAATGTCTATCAGATGTTAGATTAGGAATAGATTTGGGATATATTAGTAATATTTCAAAAACAATTCTAAATGAATTAATGATATTAACACAGCCTGGTTTTTTACAACGGTATGCTGGTGGTCCGCTTAGACCGAATGAGCGTGATGTGCGCAGAGCAACCTTAATTCGCGAAAGGATAAAAATGGAGAACCAAAACAAGGAGGAGAATTAATCTATGATGTTTGGACGATTT contains these protein-coding regions:
- a CDS encoding CtsR family transcriptional regulator, producing MRNISDIIENYLKKVLEMSDREIVEIKRSEIADKFQCVPSQINYVINTRFTMEKGYVVESKRGGGGYIRIMKVKIHDQSHLIDQLVSLVGERVSQSSADDVVYRLVEEGIISGREAKIMLSVMDRSVLYIDLPERDELRARMLKAMLLTLKYK
- a CDS encoding UvrB/UvrC motif-containing protein, translated to MICQECNERPATLHFTKIINGEKTEVHLCEHCAQEKSEVFIIEGDPGFSINNLLAGLLNIDSGFQKTKENSFPKHEILQCDVCHMTYQQFVNVGRFGCSHCYETFKDRIKPIFKRLHSGNIVHQGKIPKRVGGSLHLKKEIKELKTQLQTLIINEEFEKAAEVRDRIRSLELQLDSKRGESS
- a CDS encoding protein arginine kinase; the encoded protein is MTIERFISQAVSSWMSAEGPNSDIVLSSRIRLARNLHDYKFPTVFTVEEAKDIVTNMAESLKYDERVSSLELLIMEELRPLDKRVLVEKHLISPMLAENSNYGAVFLSKDEDISVMVNEEDHIRIQCLTPGLQLKEALEKASGLDDTIESHIRYAFDEQNGYLTSCPTNVGTGMRASVMMHLPALIITQQMNRIIPAINQLGLVVRGIYGEGSEALGNIFQISNQITLGKSEEDIVNDLLGIVYQIIAQERSAREALVKTSNIQLEDKVYRSFGVLTNSRIIESKEAAQCLSDVRLGIDLGYISNISKTILNELMILTQPGFLQRYAGGPLRPNERDVRRATLIRERIKMENQNKEEN